The following proteins are co-located in the Phaeodactylum tricornutum CCAP 1055/1 chromosome 2, whole genome shotgun sequence genome:
- a CDS encoding predicted protein, translated as MLRENGGGILDAVWRMLRLWFILESFAFANAYVVVPSYNNAYTYRSGFPPRTNTALCGVRAALQRRLSFLQKAKTTTPPSTSVSTTVPPPSVTATTDTTIPTTTTTTISSSETPNLTAPLSTLQGHAVSGTNVGELQGPETSGNIPIDATVSTAFESSLSLATQPVDGGGSNSVHNTETPSFPNRPVSLENIAPPTSSATLPSLILQRPATRVPNVDQPMYQVVPRDETKLTKMELEFRDMLRYFASYSARDLHALREPRTRALFQGVAASANEPAVYRAFEVLYQDILPLRLAGRLIFGKLQGVMQHATEAREREVQAVIQKTNLPYEDVEQVWYVFVSIATQLNHDVYLTREQLSQSGLADIATRVLGYAHVDDLLQNLQLSSDDDKNNEQVRFETLMVGLQRCVDDVCGVERCDPTALLLHMTHQLETLPPGDTVEEHKSDVRKAGYARKYDDMVAAFCSWRDRVPPASPGQPNRRMDVIRGCFVGAENEAVVSALKIVYVDYSALRVAGDLIFGIVSSFMNGQKSRGGGTGRP; from the coding sequence ATGTTGCGAGAAAATGGTGGAGGAATCCTTGACGCGGTTTGGAGAATGCTCCGGCTGTGGTTCATACTGGAATCGTTCGCGTTTGCCAACGCCTACGTCGTCGTTCCGTCGTACAACAACGCGTACACGTATCGATCTGGCTTTCCTCCCCGGACGAACACGGCCTTGTGTGGAGTCCGGGCGGCACTCCAACGACGCTTGTCGTTTCTCCAAAAAGCCAAGACTACCACACCACCATCGACATCCGTATCAACGACAGTACCACCACCGTCTGTAACGGCCACAACGGATACAACAATAcccactactactactactactatTAGTAGTAGTGAGACTCCCAATCTTACCGCACCCCTATCCACATTGCAAGGCCACGCAGTCTCCGGTACGAACGTTGGTGAATTGCAGGGTCCGGAAACGTCCGGAAACATCCCGATAGACGCAACGGTATCGACTGCCTTTGAATCCTCGCTTTCCCTAGCAACGCAACCAGTCGACGGTGGCGGCAGCAACAGTGTCCACAATACCGAAACACCATCATTCCCCAACCGTCCCGTGTCCCTGGAAAACATCGCACCGCCCACTTCCTCCGCAACACTGCCGTCGCTGATTCTTCAACGTCCCGCAACGCGTGTTCCCAACGTCGACCAGCCCATGTACCAGGTTGTACCCCGCGACGAAACCAAGCTCACCAAAATGGAACTCGAATTCCGGGACATGCTCCGATACTTTGCCTCGTACTCAGCTCGAGACTTGCACGCCCTCCGGGAGCCCCGTACCAGGGCTCTCTTTCAGGGCGTTGCTGCCAGTGCCAACGAGCCAGCCGTCTACCGAGCCTTTGAAGTCCTCTATCAGGATATACTGCCACTCCGTCTTGCCGGACGCCTTATCTTCGGTAAATTGCAGGGCGTCATGCAACACGCCACGGAAGCACGGGAAAGGGAAGTCCAAGCCGTCATCCAAAAGACCAACCTACCCTACGAGGATGTCGAGCAAGTGTGGTACGTCTTTGTCTCGATTGCTACACAACTCAATCACGACGTTTACTTGACCCGCGAACAATTGTCGCAGTCCGGATTGGCCGACATTGCCACTCGAGTACTCGGATACGCCCACGTGGACGATTTGCTCCAGAACCTACAATTATCCAGCGATGACGACAAGAATAACGAACAGGTGCGCTTTGAAACTCTCATGGTGGGACTTCAACGatgcgtcgacgacgtgTGTGGCGTCGAACGCTGTGACCCCACCGCCTTGTTGTTGCACATGACACACCAACTAGAAACTTTGCCACCGGGCGACACTGTCGAAGAGCACAAATCTGATGTGCGCAAAGCGGGCTATGCCCGCAAGTACGACGACATGGTTGCCGCATTTTGTTCCTGGCGGGATCGCGTCCCGCCTGCGTCTCCCGGTCAACCCAATCGACGCATGGACGTTATTCGCGGCTGCTTTGTCGGTGCCGAAAACGAAGCCGTCGTGTCGGCTTTGAAAATAGTGTACGTGGACTACAGCGCCCTACGTGTGGCGGGGGATTTGATTTTTGGTATCGTCTCGAGCTTTATGAATGGTCAAAAGAGTCGCGGTGGTGGTACCGGGCGTCCATGA
- a CDS encoding predicted protein, with amino-acid sequence MIATRSSRNCSTTRRGKCRRILGLRRLFLGGTLLLCSWTTMTTTTSTLTWAYTPLTWISTAAQAPVWSHRGRSPRAPLSASPGADIEQPPLDDNDDNDQNSRGRTTASKPLVDPIITNGFGTRSTTDTFGTTKTPTLPTRTSTTSSLSPPRGKVNEIDFCIAPADVSLSRAYGKLMTTTAAAADAPTLSLTRALNNASNRAVRRILLARSWPSAEALNVSLRRVAQAERQQQQEQQNDQQKSQANGNDNDIPTTTSKCPVPQPILNVLTRKSRRNANNNNNNAITPPQARSRTDAEYVADQLQSFRARYGELVGYEYAHDYLEAVLSLATTGIESARSVQVLQDGIYDESYKRVLAVLNTVGVKFTTDPETGRRAIADLLVDQDISLSMLDKIRIQQEERETKSSAALSDLLSDNKEGDDDVLTNQDLGGVLLSAKEPSMTRQLNVLSNIAQRALLFGGDQELLVLAETLDADRQAFVERWYPDTGGVQEDLVNETRPGIQYLNNVIQLLRNCYTNGMVNNLDPPLPLLKSYANAYERLVATAVELGSGYLKPVASDRPVPIPRNAKEELGRFALWESNFRQSTPDVSCYPEDLEGSWEVRDEIGGETIGLSTVVLKEQGSVEVALPMEGLRWRLDPGPTHLDTCTFQVLSNDGTILQYRGFIDRGARLEARFSKRPLRIRGSVQFQMRDGSIDYYKDMLPINYRQGTTKFVMTKILGEGPRTTAQ; translated from the coding sequence ATGATCGCAACGAGGAGTAGTAGGAATTGCTCGACTACCCGTCGTGGGAAATGTCGACGGATCCTTGGACTACGACGTCTCTTCCTCGGCGGGACTCTGTTGTTATGCTCCTGGACGACAATGACAACCACAACATCTACTCTGACGTGGGCCTACACACCATTGACTTGGATTTCGACGGCCGCTCAAGCACCCGTGTGGTCGCATCGTGGGAGATCCCCACGTGCACCACTCTCGGCTTCCCCCGGTGCCGATATTGAACAACCACCTctcgacgacaatgacgacaacgaccagAACTCCCGGGGGAGAACAACGGCATCGAAACCTTTGGTCGATCCGATCATCACCAACGGATTCGGAACTCGATCGACCACCGATACATTCGGAACAACGAAAACGCCAACTTTACCAACACGAACATCAaccacgtcgtcgttgtctccACCCCGTGGCAAGGTCAACGAAATCGACTTTTGCATCGCCCCCGCCGACGTCTCCCTGTCCCGCGCCTACGGAAAATTGATGACGACAAccgctgccgctgccgacGCTCCTACCCTTTCGCTGACCCGGGCTCTCAACAACGCGTCCAATCGTGCCGTCCGAAGGATTCTGCTCGCACGGTCTTGGCCCTCGGCGGAAGCCTTGAACGTCAGTCTCCGACGAGTCGCACAAGccgaacgacaacaacaacaggaACAGCAAAACGACCAACAAAAATCACAAGccaacggcaacgacaacgatatTCCTACCACCACATCCAAATGTCCCGTCCCCCAACCCATACTCAACGTATTGACCCGCAAATCACGACGAaatgccaacaacaacaacaacaatgccatAACACCGCCGCAAGCACGGTCCCGTACGGACGCCGAGTACGTTGCTGATCAACTACAATCCTTCCGAGCTCGTTACGGTGAACTGGTGGGTTACGAATACGCTCATGATTACCTCGAAGCCGTCTTGAGTTTGGCCACTACTGGTATAGAGTCAGCACGATCAGTACAAGTACTACAAGACGGGATTTACGACGAGTCCTACAAACGAGTACTCGCCGTACTAAATACCGTTGGAGTTAAATTTACCACAGACCCCGAAACCGGAAGACGAGCCATTGCCGATCTCCTCGTCGACCAAGATATTTCCCTTTCCATGCTTGATAAAATTCGTATTcagcaagaagaaagagagacGAAGTCGTCCGCGGCACTCTCTGACTTGCTGTCGGACAATAAAGagggagacgacgacgtaCTGACCAATCAGGATCTGGGAGGTGTGTTACTGAGTGCCAAGGAGCCATCCATGACCAGACAACTAAATGTCCTTTCAAACATAGCCCAACGAGCGCTCCTCTTTGGCGGGGACCAAGAGTTGCTCGTGTTGGCCGAAACACTCGACGCGGATCGACAAGCCTTCGTGGAACGGTGGTATCCGGATACGGGAGGCGTTCAGGAAGACCTAGTCAACGAAACGCGTCCGGGTATCCAGTATCTCAACAATGTTATTCAGTTGCTACGCAACTGTTACACCAACGGCATGGTGAACAATCTGGATCCGCCCTTGCCCCTCTTGAAATCCTACGCCAACGCGTACGAGCGCCTGGTTGCCACCGCGGTGGAACTCGGCAGTGGCTACCTCAAACCAGTCGCGTCGGATCGACCAGTCCCTATCCCGCGGAACGCCAAGGAAGAACTTGGACGCTTCGCGCTATGGGAATCCAACTTTCGTCAATCCACACCGGACGTTTCCTGTTATCCGGAGGATCTAGAAGGTTCGTGGGAAGTCCGAGACGAAATTGGTGGGGAAACCATTGGTCTTTCCACCGTAGTATTGAAGGAACAAGGCTCTGTCGAAGTCGCGCTGCCTATGGAAGGGCTGCGTTGGCGTCTAGATCCCGGACCAACGCACTTGGATACATGCACCTTTCAAGTTTTGAGCAACGACGGGACTATTTTACAGTACCGCGGTTTCATCGACCGAGGTGCCCGACTGGAGGCGCGCTTTTCCAAACGGCCCCTCCGCATCCGGGGGTCGGTGCAGTTTCAAATGAGGGACGGGTCCATCGACTACTACAAGGACATGTTGCCGATTAACTATCGACAGGGAACCACTAAATTTGTCATGACCAAAATTCTGGGTGAAGGTCCTCGCACTACAGCACAATAA
- a CDS encoding predicted protein, producing MSALATSLGVLAYIFTLIATLGCHFVKIDTTANVSELSGLRTDASVGVGLFSYDRTYSFSVTTCDDYTSDQIDSFDGPFRAARFFGYLSNTFNGVATLMLVVMSCVNFGKIVVKAVGVLLLLGSLFTMLTFNLFASEVCDLNCEFGRGAGYAIGSSLTALLTAVIVFYVPSIEKALELPETPPVAGLVHPTSAPSTANSVSESFLSEGVKKVTKTTIHPDGSTTVEETVVRIEDA from the coding sequence ATGTCGGCATTGGCTACATCCTTGGGAGTTCTTGCTTATATCTTCACTCTTATTGCAACGCTTGGATGCCATTTTGTGAAAATCGATACGACTGCCAATGTATCCGAACTTTCGGGACTCCGAACCGATGCGTCAGTGGGTGTTGGGCTCTTCTCGTACGATAGGACCTATTCCTTTTCCGTGACGACTTGTGATGACTACACGTCTGACCAAATCGACTCATTTGATGGACCCTTTCGCGCCGCTCGCTTTTTTGGCTACCTCTCCAATACATTCAACGGGGTTGCCACGCTCATGCTAGTCGTGATGAGCTGCGTCAACTTTGGAAAAATAGTAGTCAAAGCCGTAGGCGTGTTGCTCTTGCTCGGATCCCTTTTTACGATGCTCACGTTTAACCTGTTTGCATCGGAGGTCTGTGACCTGAACTGCGAGTTTGGACGAGGTGCTGGGTATGCGATTGGCAGCTCCCTCACAGCCTTACTGACGGCTGTGATTGTCTTTTACGTTCCATCAATCGAAAAAGCTCTGGAGCTGCCTGAGACGCCTCCTGTTGCAGGCTTGGTACATCCTACTTCAGCACCATCAACAGCTAACTCTGTCTCCGAGTCGTTCCTGTCCGAAGGTGTAAAGAAAGTGACAAAAACCACAATTCACCCAGATGGATCCACGACAGTCGAAGAAACTGTTGTCCGTATCGAAGATGCCTAG
- a CDS encoding predicted protein, protein MRRPRKVTPAVPAPAAATDSPADAASASKEDEEFGGFDSSDGEEPSGTAPPSPASSDDEGDGKKTAKPLARSKNTSDEVSVIEKSVIDAEPHLSKDSDGLDSVPRQDRVERKALMVVLRDVICVPLSVAAAMLNNGIKSSDDFRLLTKEDINDLCMRLKMGSMHTKRILVFAKWMHHAPNSVDVAKEFTASVLRFEMMTRAAASYDNVTTTAAKAEKSATSLLPEPFDGSQKKWLTFRYGFEAWAGASGSTFTACIAHHSDRYSKADPTGPHTSPRDVSDLFALSPVVNITRNATIFYTLMSLTSAGDAWGLVEPHEHTKDGRSAWISLCAFYEGTSQVGLTTEQARATVMESVYTGLSKQFSFTKYVARHISANNALLRNKEGYSDAQKTNFFLKGITDPALLPYKATAEARLDDWNFNRVVNYMRTSATKLSSKDRSDSRNVRQTKTTGRATGNQRGNDNKRRGSSNRPSNKGAEKPSRPHKHVLPPELWEALTPAIRESILSAKRSIAPPGREAKRAKSSDTDNSSSTVESYSQLPSSKKPIRKHTCEDHVQVDSSTPETLLRDAPTDISPHVTTKKVTFGAGVLFGRYANRVSLNRMVRSGSHFDQAPWRKSDFRLNDATLVRIRQNRSRGTKTPTNYGEAVIDTGADTVCVGAGYSVLSYTGRSVSLRGFHDDGETFERIPVVTAATAYDYDDGTTVILIFHEALNLGPTQTTSLINLNQIRHAGHQTDDIPKFLSQGKSLHGIETLDGDYIPFELKGRASLLYSRVPTQHELDNCQHIDLTCDQPWDPNSKDWEENEAKYTRHDRSRRACYTDSVPVDILPDWPPLPVSPGSVVPDFHNRVMNPRDIVREIKYATIGASISSPRVLDVDRDKLRRILGHVPMEVVERTLTATTQLAERTGEMPLHRRYKTKFEQLRYRRLKCTLYSDTFKSSIKSSRGHTHTQGFVCGDSYFIYHYLMKAESAADQGLAEFIHNIGIPAQLHTDNAKVETLSKWKKLTSSHWIKTTVTEPYSPWQNRCEHEFGAARIHTRLVLETTKCPEQLWDYALAYVIFVRNHTARKALAWITPITAMTGDTHDISEILVFEFFEPVQYFDNPDVKFPQNKAKVGRWLGIATNVGQALCYHILTDKGTVITRSTVTPLQNLDSSALQTALATFDATIREIYQPSDFALGNKIKAPAFRRDEAMKVARRSDDPGDGNTRNRHVLYDLNEGDDHIQLDPGLTVDDFFENDSPDQDPTSLIIGTDVLLTSGAVQRQGRVTKRDRDGTPVPNDDPGNFVVEFDDGTEEVHGR, encoded by the exons atgcgTCGTCCGAGGAAGGTCACTCCCGCTGTTCCGGCCCCTGCCGCAGCGACGGACTCACCGGCTGatgccgcgtccgcatccaaagaggatgaggagttcggaggattcgactcctccgacggtGAGGAGCCTTCGGGCACCGCACCGCCATCGCCAGCATcttcggatgatgaaggtgatggcaaaaagactgcaaagcctttggctcgcagcaagaacacgtcTGACGAAGTCAGTGTGATCGAGAAAAGCGTCATCGACGCAGAGCCTCACTTGTCTAAAGACAGTGACGGTCTCGACTCCGTTCCTCGGCAAGACCGTGTTGaacgaaaggccttgatggTCGTCCTCCGTGACGTCATCTGTGTTCCATTGTCAGTTGCGGCTGCAATGTTGAACAACGGCATTAAATCATCTGATGATTTCCGTCTTCTCACGAAGGaggacatcaatgatctctgCATGCGGCTCAAAATGGGCTCCATGCATACCAAGCGAATACTCGTCTTCGCCAAATGGATGCATCACGCACCCAACTCAGTCGATgtcgccaaagagttcacgGCTTCCGTGCTACGCTTTGAGATGATGACTAGAGCCGCGGCGTCGTATGATAATGTGACTACGACGGCTGCAAAGGCTGAAAAATCGGCTACTAGCCTCTTGCCTGAACCGTTTGATGGTTcgcagaaaaagtggctcACTTTTCGTTACGGTTTCGAAGCGTGGGCAGGCGCAAGTGGGTCCACTTTTACCGCGTGCATCGCGCACCATTCGGATCGGTATTCGAAAGCCGACCCAACCGGACCCCATACGTCGCCCCGTGACGTttcagatttgtttgcactctCCCCAGTTGTCAACATCACCAGGAACGCAACAATCTTCTATACTCTCATGTCGCTAACCAGCGCTGGGGACGCCTGGGGACTTGTTGAGCCCCACGAGCACACTAAGGACGGACGCAGTGCCTGGATTTCTCTATGTGCCTTCTATGAAGGAACGAGCCAAGTGGGTCTCACTACCGAGCAGGCTCGCGCGACAGTTATGGAGTCGGTGTATACAGGACTGTCCAAACagttttccttcaccaaatATGTCGCTCGGCATATTTCTGCCAACAATGCCCTTTTGCGTAACAAGGAGGGCTATTCGGACGCTCAGAaaacgaatttctttcttaaAGGGATTACTGATCCGGCACTCCTTCCTTATAAGGCAACTGCCGAAGCGCGACTCGATGACTGGAATTTTAATCGGGTCGTCAACTACATGCGtacgtccgcgacgaaactCAGTTCCAAGGACAGAAGCGACTCACGGAACGTACGTCAGACAAAGACCACTGGCAGAGCCACCGGCAACCAACGTGGTAACGACAACAAACGGCGTGGCTCGTCCAACCGTCCGTCGAACAAGGGGGCTGAGAAACCTTCCCGCCCTCATAAACACGTCTTACCTCCTGAGCTGTGGGAAGCCCTAACCCCAGCTATCAGGGAGAGTATCTTGAGCGCAAAACGCAGTATTGCACCCCCTGGCCGTGAGGCCAAAAGGGCTAAATCCTCAGATACAGATAACTCTAGTTCAACCGTTGAATCTTATTCACAACTGCCTAGTAGTAAAAAACCTATTCGTAAACATACATGCGAAGATCACGTCCAAGTAGATTCCAGTACCCCTGAAACCCTACTTCGTGACGCACCCACAGACATTTCACCCCACGTCACCACCAAAAAAGTGACATTTGGTGCAGGTGTCCTCTTTGGTCGGTACGCTAATCGCGTATCGTTGAATCGTATGGTCCGCTCCGGCAGTCATTTCGATCAAGCCCCTTGGCGCAAGTCGGATTTCCGACTTAACGATGCGACACTAGTTCGTATTCGTCAGAACCGCTCACGCGGAACAAAAACTCCCACCAATTATGGTGAAGCGGTAATTGACACTGGTGCAGACACCGTCTGCGTCGGTGCCGGGTACTCTGTATTGTCATACACGGGTCGATCAGTCAGCCTTCGCGGTTTTCATGATGACGGTGAAACGTTTGAACGGATTCCGGTTGTCACGGCGGCAACCGCCTATGATTATGACGACGGAACAACCGTGATTCTCATCTTTCATGAGGCACTGAACCTCGGGCCCACACAGACCACCTCGCTCATtaatttgaatcaaatccgACATGCCGGACATCAAACCGATGacattccaaaatttttgtcgcaaggCAAATCCCTTCACGGCATCGAAACTCTCGACGGTGATTATATCCCGTTTGAGCTCAAAGGTCGTGCATCCCTGTTGTATTCTCGCGTACCTACTCAACATGAGCTTGACAACTGTCAGCACATTGATCTCACTTGCGATCAACCATGGGACCCCAACAGTAAAGAttgggaagaaaatgaagcaaaGTACACGCGACacgatcgttctcgtcgtgcCTGCTACACCGACAGCGTACCGGTTGACATTCTCCCGGATTGGCCTCCACTACCCGTTTCCCCTGGATCCGTTGTACCGGATTTCCATAACCGTGTCATGAACCCTCGCGACATCGTTCGCGAAATCAAATACGCCACTATCGGTGCGTCCATATCCAGCCCTCGGGTGTTGGACGTCGACCGCGATAAATTACGGCGAATTCTCGGACATGTGCCGATGGAAGTAGTTGAGCGTACTCTTACCGCCACTACACAACTAGCGGAGCGCACGGGCGAAATGCCTTTGCATCGTCGTTATAAAACCAAGTTTGAACAACTTCGGTATCGACGTTTGAAATGCACACTTTATAGTGATACTTTTAAATCCTCTATAAAATCCTCGCGTGGACATACCCATACTCAGGGTTTTGTCTGTGGTGACTCTTACTTTATCTATCATTACCTAATGAAAGCAGAGTCCGCGGCAGACCAGGGTCTCGCCGAATTCATCCACAACATCGGTATTCCTGCACAATTGCACACCGATAACGCGAAAGTGGAAACACttagcaaatggaaaaaattaaCTTCCAGTCACTGGATAAAGACGACGGTCACTGAACCCTACTCTCCGTGGCAAAAtcgttgcgaacacgaatttgGTGCTGCGCGCATTCACACGCGCCTCGTTCTCGAAACCACCAAGTGTCCCGAACAATTATGGGACTACGCCCTTGCCTACGTCATTTTCGTACGTAACCACACGGCACGAAAAGCGCTGGCCTGGATCACGCCTATTACTGCGATGACTGGCGACACCCATGATATTTCTGAAATCctggttttcgaatttttcgaaccagttcagtattttgacaatcctgatgtcaaatttccacagaataaagccaaagtcggccgTTGGTTAGGTATTGCCACCAATGTGGGCCAAGCCTTGTGCTACCATATTTTGACGGACAAGGGTACTGTAATCACTCGATCTACTGTTACACCTCTCCAAAACCTCGATTCGTCTGCTCTGCAGACTGCCCTCGCTACTTTTGACGCCACCATAAGGGAGATTTATCAGCCTTCTGATTTCGCCCTCGgtaacaaaatcaaagcgccGGCTTTCCGCCGTGACGAAGCGATGAAAGTCGCTCGGCgatccgacgatcccggcGATGGCAACACCCGTAACAGACACGTGTTATACGATCTGAACGAAGGGGATGACCATATTCAACTGGATCCCGGGCTCACGgttgacgatttcttcgagaaCGACTCACCGGATCAGGACCCCACCTCCTTAATTATTGGTACTGACGTTCTACTCACTTCGGGTGCGGTTCAGCGCCAGGGCCGAGTTACCAAGCGCGATCGCGACGGTACTCCAGTCCCTAACGACGACCCTGgaaatttcgtcgtcgaattcgacgacggtaccgagGAAGTCCACG gtcgatga
- a CDS encoding predicted protein — MGCCDDDGDRGCCAFPHGRLSIWSMILAICTYIVTSLSFFGCFYVEVDGAFDLDLGIFSGQFDSSRGVGLFSYEDPFRDDYTCVSYSQNQIERMDGAFRTARVFGYIANIFIGIAALMLILMGCLRFNNAAMKGIGSLLLAGAIFSLLTFTFFASDTCSNDCDFFAGAGLAVVGTFSAFATALLVFKIPSTSQSNSLSEPQSGHQHAPFAPGTQTVTETTLLDGTKKVVRTTVNADGSRTIEETVER; from the exons ATGGGTTGCTGTGACGATGATGGTGATCGCGGATGCTG CGCCTTCCCGCATGGTCGTCTTTCTATTTGGTCTATGATATTGGCCATCTGTACCTACATTGTGACAAGCTTATCTTTCTTTGGTTGCTTTTATGTCGAAGTCGATGGCGCATTCGATTTGGATCTGGGAATCTTCAGTGGTCAATTCGATTCCTCAAGAGGTGTTGGACTATTTTCGTACGAAGATCCGTTTCGAGACGATTATACATGTGTATCGTACTCACAAAATCAAATAGAGAGGATGGACGGTGCCTTCCGAACTGCCCGAGTCTTTGGATATATCGCCAATATTTTCATCGGGATTGCTGCACTCATGCTGATTCTAATGGGTTGTCTCAGATTTAATAATGCCGCGATGAAGGGTATTGGAAGCCTGCTTCTGGCCGGGGCGATTTTTTCCCTGCTGACCTTTACCTTCTTTGCTTCCGATACTTGCTCCAATGATTGCGACTTTTTCGCGGGTGCTGGATTGGCGGTTGTCGGCACATTCTCGGCTTTCGCGACAGCATTACTTGTCTTTAAAATCCCATCGACCTCACAATCCAATTCCTTGTCAGAGCCTCAATCTGGACATCAGCATGCTCCGTTTGCACCCGGCACTCAAACGGTGACCGAAACAACCTTGCTGGATGGCACGAAGAAGGTTGTCAGAACAACTGTGAATGCAGACGGTTCCAGAACTATTGAGGAAACTGTCGAAAGGTGA
- a CDS encoding predicted protein, translated as MTGISSIGCLYVKVGGAVDASIRFPNISFSFSRGLGLFSYQEPLRKGLSCVYYSPDQIAFLDGAFRAARVFGHIANFFTGSAALMLLAIGCIDFSDVAVNAIGLMLLVGALFSLLTFTLFASKICDFDCDFSSGAGLALAAALSGSATAFLVFKIPPVPSTNSLA; from the coding sequence ATGACCGGTATCTCCTCCATTGGATGTCTCTATGTCAAAGTAGGTGGCGCTGTCGATGCCAGCATTAGATTCCCGAATATTTCCTTCAGTTTTTCGAGAGGACTCGGACTTTTTTCATACCAAGAGCCGCTGCGAAAGGGGCTCTCGTGTGTATACTACTCACCAGATCAAATTGCATTTTTGGATGGAGCATTTCGAGCTGCTCGTGTGTTTGGACACATTGCCAATTTCTTCACTGGAAGCGCTGCGCTTATGCTGCTTGCCATAGGATGTATTGATTTCAGTGATGTCGCTGTGAACGCCATTGGGTTGATGCTCTTGGTCGGCGCTTTGTTTTCCCTGTTGACTTTTACCCTGTTTGCTTCCAAAATTTGCGACTTTGATTGCGACTTTTCATCAGGTGCTGGCCTTGCTCTAGCCGCAGCATTATCGGGTAGTGCAACAGCATTCCTTGTCTTCAAGATCCCTCCTGTACCATCTACCAATTCCTTGGCATAG
- a CDS encoding predicted protein: MSGCQGCCIFPHGRLSIYAMILAVSSYLFVISASWGCYYVEVGATFSENIPGLTVDFKSGIGLFSYEDVLDFNNNNNQLTCYYYTGSQIDAMDGAFKAARVFGVLANIFIGVSMLALVAVSCMEYPQVILKVVGGMLLAGSLFELLTLTFFASDVCNYDCDFYIGAGMAIGGTIVCFMTAIVVLQIPPAMESSLDLQSYTEQAVAYAPGTETITETALPDGTKKIIKTHVHGDGSKTIEETLVA, from the exons ATGTCTGGATGTCAAGGATGTTG TATTTTCCCTCACGGCAGGCTTTCAATCTACGCCATGATCCTCGCCGTGAGTTCCTATCTGTTCGTGATAAGCGCCTCCTGGGGGTGCTACTATGTTGAAGTTGGCGCAACTTTTTCTGAGAATATTCCAGGTTTGACGGTGGACTTTAAATCGGGTATTGGTCTGTTTTCCTATGAAGATGTGCTTGACTTCAATAACAACAATAATCAATTGACGTGCTACTACTACACAGGCTCACAGATTGATGCGATGGATGGAGCTTTCAAAGCAGCGCGTGTGTTCGGTGTTCTTGCGAACATTTTTATTGGTGTCAGTATGCTGGCGCTAGTAGCTGTATCGTGCATGGAGTACCCGCAAGTGATTTTAAAAGTCGTCGGAGGGATGCTTTTGGCAGGGTCTTTGTTCGAATTGCTGACACTTACCTTTTTTGCATCCGATGTCTGCAACTATGACTGCGATTTTTACATCGGCGCCGGGATGGCAATTGGTGGAACCATAGTCTGTTTTATGACAGCAATTGTTGTCTTGCAGATTCCGCCGGCAATGGAGTCATCTCTGGACCTCCAAAGTTATACGGAACAAGCTGTGGCCTACGCCCCTGGGACCGAGACAATCACGGAAACGGCTCTACCAGATGGAACAAAAAAAATCATTAAGACACACGTGCATGGGGATGGATCGAAGACGATCGAGGAAACTTTAGTGGCTTGA